The Triticum urartu cultivar G1812 chromosome 5, Tu2.1, whole genome shotgun sequence genome contains the following window.
CGGACttcacccattggcggatgcactttgaTGGTTCCAAATTGCGCAACggtttgggagccggcatcgtcctcacctctcccaaaggcgacaagctcagatatgtgctgcaaatccattttgtTGCTTCCAACAATGTCGCTGAATATgaggcactcattcacgggctccggcttgccaaagaactcggcattcgccggatcctgtgctacggtgactctgacttggtggtccagcagtcatcaggcgactgggacgccaaagatgcaaacatggcgagctatcGTTTCCTCATACAACAACTCAGTGGGTATTTTGATGGGTGCAAGtttctccatgtgccaagaaacgtcAATGagcaagcagacgccttggcccgaatcggctccacccatcaagcaataccaaccggcgtcgccctacaacgcctcctcaagccgtctgtcaagccatcGCCAAAGTCGGATTCCATCTTCGTGTCGGCTCCTCCCGAAGCAGTCGGACCCGGCTCAAGAGCTCCAGCAGTCGGCACGGGAATTCTGGCAGGCGGCCTGGGGACCGCGACAGTCGCACCCGGCCCAGGGATTTCAGAGCCTGGCCCGGGGACTGCAGCGGTCAGCCCGGGGACTTCagagcccggcccggggactgcggcaaTCGGTCCGGAGACTTCATTGATCCAGCAAGCGGTAGCCGACTCCAACCCGCTGCCTCCCGGCCCAACCACCCTCGTCCAAGTTGCAGTTCTGACAGCCCAAGAAATCGCAACATcttcatgggcccagcccatcctcaacttcctggTAAACAACGAGTTGCCGACTGATGAGATCTCGGCCAGGCAAGTGCAACGCCGGGCAGCAGCATACACCATAGTTAACAGAGAGCTGGTGAGGCGCAGTGTCAccggtgtctaccagcgctgcgtcgAACCAGAGCAAGGTCaagcaatcctcaaagacatccatcaaggcgaatgcggccaccatgcggcttcgaGAGCACTTGTCGCCAaggctttccgccatggtttttTCTGGCCAACTGCCCTGGAAGACGCCAAGAGTTTGGTCTagaaatgcaaagggtgccagaagtttaGTACAAAGCctcatcagccggcttctgcactcaagactatTCCCATAGCTTGGCCCTTTGCCGTTCGGGGCTTGgatatggtgggaccattcaCGACAGCAAGAGGTGGCCTGACTCATCTGCTTGTCGCGGtagacaagttcaccaagtggatagaagcaaagccaatcaaaaagttgaatggtccgactgtcgtgactttcatctccgacatcaccgtccggtacggcataccacacagcatcatcaccgacaacggcacgaatttcgccaaagatgccttggcccgtttctgcacgacgcagggcatccgactggacctagcgtccgttgcccatccgcagtcaaacggccaggtggagtgAGCAAACGGCCTTATtttttccggcatcaagccccgactggtcgagccttTGGAACAGTCGgccggctgctggctcgacgagctgctggccgtcctctagagtctgcgcacaactccgaacaagtcaactggcttcacgcctttcttcctcgtctacggtgccgaagccgtcatcccaacggacgtagaattcgactcccctcgagtcaccatgtacaccgaagaggaggcagaagaagcacgtcaagacggcgtcgatctgctggaagaggacCGGCTgctggcactcagccggtccagcatctatcagcagagcctacgccgatactacaaccggaaggtcaagccaagatctttccaagaaggagaccttgtgctccgactgatccagTGAACAGCCAGCCAGTACAAGCtctcggcgccttgggaaggccccttcatcatcagcaaggtgttgggcaacgactcctactacctgatcgacgctcagaagcctcgagcacgcaagagggacgtcTTCGGCAAGGAGacggagcggccatggaatgcaaatctccttcgaagattttacagttgatgcagtatgtaccaggctaccttttgtattaaagtacgaagactccggatcccccgagaagagctcggggactgccctcttttatctatatgataagaattatgccTACGAGTATGTCATTTTCTTTATACCGCTTGGCGTCGGGtccgactagtcggcccggggacttgccgtcTTGTACTATGAagtgcttcctgcagccggacaagtaatgTGTTGGCACTTAAACCGTctcctgcgtcggtagcttcattaacaccgtcatcacgccgtcgtgctgacgaagctctccctcgaagctctactgaaTCGTGAATTAacgggacgtcaccaagctgaacgtgggAGATGCTAGGGGCAATATCTTAGAGGAGGCGGGCCAGGATCAGTGGGAGGAGGCAGCAGGTAATGGACGGGGAGGCGTCAGCGACCACAAAGTCGGACAGGAGTTGGGGCATCGGGGGTGACAGCCGGCAAGCCAAGACAGAGGAGAGCGTGCAGCCGCGGGCGTAACCTTCCTCTCGCGCAATTACCGGCTATGGCTCTTGTTTATTGAAGTCGGGTTTTAACTCTCTACTTTTGTTATTGGATGCCTAATCTTTTATCATTGTTTTTTGTTACCATTTGCATTTAAGATCATCTGTAAACTATATAAGCAGTAGATTTTTTGAAGGGGTAGAAAGTTCAGTAGATTTTTTTAAGGGGTACAAGGCATGGAATTGGAACTGCACAGGGCTTTTACTACTATCTATATCCGAAGTATGACGTAGACATTATAAGGTGGGCATACGAACTGAACTTTCTCTTAGCAAGAACAACTGCAGCGAACTACATTACCAGACAAATACATTTTACTCTGAAGAGCTCACTTCTCTTATTTCGTTTTGAGTCAACTGAAAGTAATTCTAAAATCATGAAAATATTCATGGATGCAGAATGCATGATGGAAGATCTAAATAAAAAAACACATGGTCAGAGAATGTAACAAATCCTATAGTGTAAATCAGAAGAAGGTACATCAGCTCTGTGGCATCCATAACTTGACAGAACGGCATCATGGTTTGAACGTATTACATATGAACGCaaataatcatggcatgatggcAAAAAAAAAGACAGTTCAGGTCTAAATCACAAAAATATTTCATATCCCTTCACTATCTGTTAACTTCTACGACCTGCTAGTAACTGTGCTTACTTTCTAGAGGGTAGAAAAACGGAATGAACATAAATATATGGCTCTATACTCTGCGGTTTTAGTCGCTCAGAAACCCCATACATATATTTTCTGTGAGTTAGCGGGCATACACAGATGAATTTAGTTTCATTATTGTATTGGAAACATGCAAGAAAGCTTACATTCTTTTCCAAGCCCTCATTCATCTCCTTGGACTCTGAGTCAGCTTAACTCCAAAGTCCAAAGTTCCTCTTGCAGTACTGTAGTTATTTCAACTTCTCATCCAGCTGAGGCCTCAAGCTCTCGATTTCCCCTGAAATACCGCGCAAGAATCCTCCTCACAGGCCATCGTAAACTCTCTGCATTCCGACAGCCCTTCGCTGCTGCAGGAGTCATCGGCGTGGCGTGGGGGCGACGGCGACGTGCCGATGCACGCCCCCTACGCTCACGGTGGCCGCCGGCGGTGGCGGGATGAGGTTGGCCGGGAGGTGGAGAAAGGCGCCTAATTTCCTTGGAAGGTCACGGCGGCGAGGATGATGCATATCGGCGGGGGGTTGGGGCAGAGAAGCTGCAGATCGGCGGGGGAGAGCAGAAGAGGAATGGCTCGACCGACAGTGTGAGCCTATCAATCTCGCGGAGATGGGCCCACAGATTCCGGCCCACAGGTCTTTAAACTAGTAAGCCCATTAGGCGTCTGGTGTGAATTTCAGCCCATAGATCACTTCGCGCTGCTCCGATTCGCAATGAGCCCAGCCGGGGCCCGCCTAACCGTTCCCCACCCCTCGCGACCTCGCCTTTCTTCCCACCTCCATCGCCGCCACTCCCTAAACCTCACCACCAAACCCGCAGGCGCTCAAACCTTCCTCGCTcgcgccaccgccaccgccacctccctccgcgccgccgctgACGGGTCGCCGCAGCTGCGGAGCGTGCGCTAGAGGGGAGAGATGGGGGGCGGCAGGAAGCGCGGGCGCTCGCAGCGTCGTCACTTCAAGCAGGAGCGCGAGAACGTCTGGAAGGACAACCCCAGGCGCCCTCCCGCCTCCGCCGGCGAAGGAGGCGAGGGGAACGGCTGGCAGCCGTTCGCCACGGAGAACCTGGCCTTCGAGGCCTACTACAAGGTGCAGACGCCTGGTTCAGATCACGCGTAGCTTCCCTTTTTGACATTTTTTTTCTCCATTAACATGGAGCAGTGCTAGCCCTTTGATTTTTCATGCATCTTTCGTTTTAGAGCGGGATGATTTGTTGTTGTAGTGCGGATGTGTCAATATAAGCTATTATTTGTAGGGTGCAGCTCTATCTAGATTGCTGATTAACGTATTGAGTACTGATCTCTGGAATGCCTTGCGCTGTCTTTCAACTGGATGTAGCATTACTTATAAACTGCTGATGTGGCTTCTGTTAGATTCTTACTGAATGTAAATATGTGTATACCTTGCAGGGGCAGCAAATTGTTCCTGAGGAAGAGTGGGATGCCTTCATGAGCATGCTCCGGAAGCCATTGCCAGCCGCTTTTAGGATTAATGCGAGGTAACTTTACTTTCTCTGAAACGTAAACATGTTTTGCAAGGCCTGGGCTCAACACGATTGGACACTGACTCAAAAACCAAACCTACTAAATTTTCTGAACTAAGACTTTCCTAATTTTAGTCTCCAGTCGAGAGCAGCTATGCTCTGCCCTCTGCCTTGTCAAACTCTGAGACGGATGCAGCAGCTGGCAGCCGCTTCCTCCTTGCATAGGAGTTCCCCCACGTAACAGTTAGCGTGTATGAACCAACATACCAGATTATTGATAATTGTGGCATACCAGTGATACCGTATTTGAAGGAGAACCTCCTTGTCAATCCTGAGAACTATTTCTGAAATAGGAACCTCCTGGCACGTTTATGTTCTAGATGAAAGACCAGCTACCTGGTTGTTAACTGTGATCAACTAGGTGAAAGATCAGCTAACTTCTCGAGAACCACATGTTTGATCTGCCTCCTCCTCCGAACAATCACTCTATTCGGGGAATCTGCACTACTCTTTGCAAGAGGATCCAgtttcataaatattttcaataAATTGGTGTTATTTAGTTTGTAAGCATATGTGGCATTCTGGCTGTTGCTCACTGTTTGTCAATTGATAGCTATTGTGTTTTGTTGGCAAAATTTTGGACTTGACTCCATGGAGGTATATACTCTGTTGACATCAAAGGATGATATGATTCTGTTCTGCTTTGCCTGCTGGTTACTTGCTTTGCTTCATCAGCCACTTAATTACGAACACATCTGTCACCTTCTCCTGTGTTTTTAATTTGCAAGAATATAAACAACTGACCTAATAGTTAGAGCAAATTGTACTCTTTGTATTAGGGACCCTTTTTACTTCTCTTTTATGTCAGGTATAATTCTGATAACTTAATTCTTATTTTTAATGTTTGATTCTTCTATTGTATTGAGCTAAAGGTTTTTATTTGCTTCCCAGCTCTCAGTTTTGTCAAGACATTTGTTCACAATTAGAAAATGACTTCAGGAAGTCGTTAGAGACTGAGGTAATTTCTTAAAAACTTATGCATACATTTAAGTTATGCCCTTGATATTTTCTATTTCATAATACTTTTGTCATGGACAGGTCAATGATGACCATGAAAAAGAGGCTATTCGGCCTTTGGCTTGGTACCCTGGCAATCTTGCATGGCATTTGAACTTCTCCCGGATGCAACTGAGGAGAAACCAGGCGCTTGAGAGGTAAACCGACCTTGTACTGAATGCTGTTTATTTTAAATGTACCTTGCCAACAGTGTGCAGTATAGGCTACTTGACTACTTGTTAAGCTGGTGTTTCATACAAACGAATATATTTAAACTTCACAATTTTCTTTCGCATAAAGTGATGCACTCATCCACCTTAAACGTTGTTTAATAAAATGCAAATTGTTTAATCTGATTGACCGAATCAAGTGAAATCTCTCATGAATCAGTTATCAATCAACTGGCTTCTTCAGTGATTTGCCTCGTAATTCTACAATTAACGGTTCACCGAAACTTGTCAGTTACCTCTTTTGAAACTTGTAATGTCATATTGTGTATAGCATTTGATGCTATATTTTCTTGTTGAAGTTTCTCATAAGATTTTTTTAGGGTGCTTATTGAATTGATAGAGTAGCTGTCGACCTGTAGTGCCTTAGATAATCTGATGCATGAAGCCATATTGCAAAAGCCAAGGACGACCTTGTTTGTCACCCACCCCCAAATTTCTTTGGAGAATAACATTGTGTAACCATTGGCATGCTCAACAATGTGCTGCCATTAGAAATTGTAACTCTGGAAGCTCTTATACTATATTCTAATGACATCATTGTTGATTTAACATCTATTTTTTGACTCCAGTTTCCATgaattcttgaagcaagagaatGAAGTTGGTAATATTACCAGGCAAGAGGCTGTCAGCATGGTGAGTGCTTTATGTTTACTTCGAAGATGCCCTATATTGTTTATCTGTGATGCCTTACATATGTTGGGGCATTCTTGTCTAAACGATGTATATTGCTTTTGCAGGTCCCACCTTTGTTTCTGAATGTGCAACCTGACCATCATATTCTTGACAGTATGTTTTATGATTTATCTATCATTACACATGTTGATGGTGTGCAATTTACATACTAAACTTTCCGTTCTTTGAACTGCCTAATCGATCTAACTTTGGCTACTCCCATAATCCGGTTTGTAACTCCATGCCTGATAAAACAGGTGCCGAAAAAGGGTTTAGAGTTCTAGAATGAGTTTTTTTGTATAAATGCAAATAAGtcaaaacagaaaagaaaaataaataacatCCAACTTATAGCTACATAATTTGTCCATGAGGTAGCTGAATCTTTCATTTAAGCGCTCTCTTTTCAGGTTGTTTTGGCTTAAACTTATTCACAAGTATTTGATACAGTGTTTAGTTGAGGAAAATTTTCTGTAATATGGTAATATATCATGAATTTTGTGACCTTGTGCAGTGTGTGCCGCTCCAGGGTCTAAAACTTTCCAGTTACTTGAGATGATCCACCAGTCAACAAAGCCTGGAGTGCTTCCAACTGCCATGGTGGATTTCGCCATCTTACATATAACGTTTACAGCTATAGTTATTTACAATTTCTATCAATTCTGAAAAGAAAACATTGATTTATCATCTGTTATTAATACTTTGCACTTTCTACTCTGTACTCAGGTGGTAGCTAATGATGTTGACGTGCAAAGATGCAACCTTCTTATTCATCAGACGAAGAGAATGTGCACAGCCAACCTGATAGTGACAAATCATGAAGCCCAAAATTTTCCTGGCTGTAGTCTTGCAAAGTTCTGTCCAGAAGCATACATAGACGAGTCCAAGCCGCAGAGGTTGGAATTTGATCGTATTCTGTGTGATGTGCCATGTAGTGGTGATGGAACTGTCCGTAAGGCTCCTGATATGTGGAGAACATGGTAAATACTGTACCATTTAGCCTGTTTGCTGCTTTCATTTTCTCCTTAGTTCCTTATCTACTGAATTGGCTACCCAGGAATATCGGCATGGGAAATGGACTTCATCGTCTCCAAGTGGAAATAGCAATGCGCGGTAAGGATTGAAAGATACTTACACCATTATCAAATATGCATTTCGCTGAATTGTTAAGTTGGTTCTGTTATAAAATTTTGGTTTTTGAAATGTACTGAAGCATTCTATGTCACTCTTTTGGTTCCCTTGCACAATTCACTATTGGCATTTGAGTATTTGATCACATGATGAACATGAGATAACATACTGCTTAGGATCCAGGATCTTGTTAAGATATCTTATAAACTCTTGTCAGATGCATACATTATCAAGATATGTATACTGGTTTCGATTTTCTTTTGCAATCAATCACGTGATATATAATCTTGCTCTCATTTTGATGGTTCTGACACTTTCCAACTATAACGGATAGATGATATGCTAGGTGCCCTGTTAATGATTTGCTACTTCAAGAAGTTAAGATTGTATTTTTGTTGTCAGGCATTGCACTGCTTAAAGTGGGCGGAAGGATGGTCTACTCAACATGCTCAATGAATCCTGTTGAAAATGAAGCTGTTGTTGGTGAGGTAATTTTTGTTGCTTCACTTCTCTCTCTGATATTTAATAATATACTAATGTTTCATGTTTGATTTGGTGAGGCTTTTTATTTGTATAAATTTGAATAGTTTGATTAAATCATAAAATCGTGTTCAGTGCACAGCAAGTTAATTGTCAGAGAAATGCATTGAGATTAAATCATGTTCATTTTTCAGCATATTGCCTTTTGCAGGTTCTTTGTATAGTTGTTTTGTATGTCTTGTTGTAACATTGCTCATTATTTTCAACTGTATAGATTCTGCGGAGATGTGGGGATTCTGTTGAACTCCTTGATGTTTCTAATGAGCTACCTGAATTGATCCGCCGTCCTGGACTTAGCACTTGGAAGGTTAGTGTGCATATATCTATATCATGCATATTTTCTTGTTTATAGCACTTTGTTTTGCCCATCAGGTGTTTATTTTCGTAATTAGTCTTGGTTTCTTGTGAACCTGTAACTTGTCATCCTTTGGGGAGTCTAGTACAAGCAGATCATGTAAGATGTTGATCATCTTCTATTTCATGGTCTAATTAGGCACCTTATTTACTAACAATAATCAAAACATAGTGTGCAGTGGATAAAGTGGAGATAGGACTTGCAATCACATGTCATAAAGTGGAGTACATCTCAAGCATTTTCTGTTTATAAATGTAATTTCACTTTTTTGCATTGTAAGTTTTTTAAAGAGGTGTAAAAATGGTTATGTAAAGAGGAGAGATGTCCCAATTTTATCAATGTTCTATTAAGAAGAATAATTCCTTTCcataattatttaaaaaaaatgaaagtttgcctttgccacacttgtgcaaGGACAATCGTGTAGCAAGTGATGTTTTGCTTTGCCCTGCTGCTGTTGTTTTTGGAAACTAGTTTGCATTTTATTCCTTTGTTCTTGATGTTCTCTAACAAAATTATTCTACCCATATTGGCCTCTATACATTGCATAATTCCTGGCACTCTGCTCCCTTCTGTGATTCTTTCCAAGTATTGCAGGTACGGGATAGAGCGTCTTGGTTGGGCAGTCATAAAGATGTACTTCACTACAGGAAGAATGCAATATTGCCAAGTATGTTCCCTTCGGGTAAAGCTACCACGGACAGCTGTACGGCGGGTGGCAGTGTTGAGGTCAACATAGATGCAGTCGATGCAGATATGAGTGAGTCAGGGGGTATCGTAGAGGGAAAACAAGAAACGAAGATAGCGACTGATGACAGCAATAACGGTGACAATGGCAAGACTGAAGAGATAGAACAAGATGAATCTGAGTCTGTTAAAGTTTCAAGGGGCTCAAATGAAAAAACAGATTCAACCTCCATTGTTACAGAGCATTCAAATTTACCACTGCATCGTTGCATGAGAATTATTCCTCATGACCAAAACAGTGGAGCATTTTTTATAGCAGTCCTTCAGAAACTCTCTCCGCTGAATGGTATTTCTTTCGTCCATCTATTCCATATGTTTCAGTTATTATTGCATCAAATCTCATAGAGTAGTAGATACTGGTTCGTAGTACTCAAGTACACTATACAATGAACATAATTTCAGAGAGTCCGGTGGTAGAAGTGATGAAAGGTGAGCACAGTACCTCGAAAGACAAGGCTTTGAAATGTTCTAATGGTCAGGGATCAGATAAGGTGCCGGCTGAAGAAATTTCAGTTCAGCAGCCAGGGGTTGATGATAGCCATGTTCTCGTTGAGCAACAAAACAGAGACATGGATGCTGAAATTTCAAAAGATAGAAGCTCTGAGGAAGCTAAGGTGATTGCTGGTGAGGTGCAAAATGATCAAGCGACAAGGAGAGATAAGAGAAAGACCCAGAACCAAGGCAGATGGAGAGGGGTTGATCCTGTGATATTTTTCAAAGACGAAGCGACAATCAGAAGCATAGTATCTTTCTACGGCATCAAGGATTCATTTACCCTTGAAGGCCATCTTGTGACTAGGAACCCTGATACTAATCATGTCAAAAGAATATACTATGTCTCAAAATCAGTTACAGAAGTTTTGGACCTCAATGTGAAAGTTGGCGAGCGGCTGAAAATTACCTCACTTGGCTTAAAGATATTTGTAAGTGTCCCACTAATGTCTGCTGTTTATCCTTTTCTAGCTTCTGTCAGAAGAGCAAACTTTATTTACAATTAACACTTGTACCATCTTCTGCCCATCCCTCGTCTTTCAGGAAAGGCAGTCGTCAAAGGAGGGTTCGCCATGCACATTTAGGCTATCATCCGAGGGATTGCCTCTGCTGCTTCCTTACATCACCAAACAGATTCTATATGCATCTGCAATAGACTTTCAGCACCTCTTACAGTACAGAATCATTAAATTCCCTGATTTTGTGGATGCAAAATTCGGTGAGCAAGCTTCAGCTTTGCTACAAGGTTGCTGTGTCGTAATATTGCGTGAAGGTACATCACATTCCTTTCCTTTTTGAGCCTTAAATTAAAAGTGAATTATCACAGTTTGATGGCAACTGAACATGTTTATGAATATTCCAGGGCATGAGGATCTAGAGTCCATAGGCATGGATCCCTCTGCAATCGCCGTTGTTTGTTGGAAAGGAAAGACCAATCTGTGCGTCATGGTCACCCCCATGGATGGGAGGGAGCTGCTTGACAGGATCTCGTTTCGTTTCGGGCTCAAAATCCCAAAAGTTGATGATGGGAAGCCCGACCTGAAGAGTGACGATGGATCGGATGAGCAGCCTGATGGTGGCGCCGAGACAGTTGATCCAGATTGTGTGCCTGAGAGCAAAGCAGCAGAAGACATGGATATCTCAGATGTCAAGGACGCCGAGTAGCTCGGTTTGACACCAATGCAAGGAGGCATGTCATGTCTGGTTACGATGATGCAGCAGGCTTACGGGTTTGATGATTACTCTAGTGGGAGTGTTGTTGGCATCCCTTCGTTCTTCCTGTAGGGATTCTATCATATTGCATTGCCATGAAAACCACACCGCATAACATACATGGCGCTAGACTGCTACGGTGCTAGCTGTTGCTCCCCTGTAACGTATCATTTTGTTTTTTGGTGTGATGTTGGTACACG
Protein-coding sequences here:
- the LOC125509634 gene encoding RNA cytosine C(5)-methyltransferase NSUN2-like, which translates into the protein MGGGRKRGRSQRRHFKQERENVWKDNPRRPPASAGEGGEGNGWQPFATENLAFEAYYKGQQIVPEEEWDAFMSMLRKPLPAAFRINASSQFCQDICSQLENDFRKSLETEVNDDHEKEAIRPLAWYPGNLAWHLNFSRMQLRRNQALESFHEFLKQENEVGNITRQEAVSMVPPLFLNVQPDHHILDMCAAPGSKTFQLLEMIHQSTKPGVLPTAMVVANDVDVQRCNLLIHQTKRMCTANLIVTNHEAQNFPGCSLAKFCPEAYIDESKPQRLEFDRILCDVPCSGDGTVRKAPDMWRTWNIGMGNGLHRLQVEIAMRGIALLKVGGRMVYSTCSMNPVENEAVVGEILRRCGDSVELLDVSNELPELIRRPGLSTWKVRDRASWLGSHKDVLHYRKNAILPSMFPSGKATTDSCTAGGSVEVNIDAVDADMSESGGIVEGKQETKIATDDSNNGDNGKTEEIEQDESESVKVSRGSNEKTDSTSIVTEHSNLPLHRCMRIIPHDQNSGAFFIAVLQKLSPLNESPVVEVMKGEHSTSKDKALKCSNGQGSDKVPAEEISVQQPGVDDSHVLVEQQNRDMDAEISKDRSSEEAKVIAGEVQNDQATRRDKRKTQNQGRWRGVDPVIFFKDEATIRSIVSFYGIKDSFTLEGHLVTRNPDTNHVKRIYYVSKSVTEVLDLNVKVGERLKITSLGLKIFERQSSKEGSPCTFRLSSEGLPLLLPYITKQILYASAIDFQHLLQYRIIKFPDFVDAKFGEQASALLQGCCVVILREGHEDLESIGMDPSAIAVVCWKGKTNLCVMVTPMDGRELLDRISFRFGLKIPKVDDGKPDLKSDDGSDEQPDGGAETVDPDCVPESKAAEDMDISDVKDAE